Below is a genomic region from Polyodon spathula isolate WHYD16114869_AA chromosome 26, ASM1765450v1, whole genome shotgun sequence.
CTGTGACACTATAACCTGGCACAGCTCAGTTAGAAGCAAGCTGCACTGTCTCCACTCCATTGCTGTCAGAAGGACTAGAAGAGGTCCCTCTATGTTGCGTTTTGTGGTACATACCCAGCGTGCTTCCCACAATGCCCTGCTCCTGGTCCAGGACATGGTGCACCTCATCCTGAAGGTTCAGCACAGTGGCAAACCCTGTCATGCTGGCGTTCTCCGGGGCGCCCAGCCTCCTGGCAAACTCCCAATGCAGCCCCGAGTCCAGCAAGTAAAAGTTCAGGGTCTTGTTAGTCCTACACTTGAGCCCTGTAACAGCGCTGTGTGCAGAAGCAGAGCCGCTGTCCTCAATGTGAGGCAGCACAGAGCGCCTGTCCTGCTGCTTTGTAGAGCCCTTCCTGAGACCCCAGCAGCAGGCAGTGTAGTAGTCTAGGGGGCTGGAGGAGCTCAGGACATGGCTGCACTGCACCTTCCCGGAGATGGGCTGTGTGAAGGAGTCCTCTCGGAGGTACAGCAAGTCCAGGGAGGGGCAGGGCTGGGGCCCGAGGGACTGATCGAGGCACAGCTCACAGACATTATGAGTCCTGGAGATGGACAGCCAGTGCGGGAGAGCCAGCGTGTTGCAGCAGGGGGCTCTGCTCAGGGAGCCAGGTTCGCCCCACACTGCCGGATCCATGAAGCCAGACCAGAATGAGCCATTGCAGCTGTGATACTGCACAGCAATCTTTGCCACCTGCCAATTCAACAAAGACACAAGGAAGAGATTATTCTTTTATAACAGAACCCCCTGGTACTGACTGCATGACAGCTCACCAAGGAACAGCATCTCCCCTCCCCAAACGTTGGGAAAGATAGCAGGGACTCTGGGCTAGGTTCTCAGAGCAATTTACTCCAAATCCTACTTCTAACCCTGCAGTGTTCCATCTCTCCCATCACTCTGGGAATGAGACCTGCTTGTTTCAATCACTGCAAGAGGAATTCACTTTTTAATCCAGGCTCTTTTGAATGCCACAGTGGCAGTGAGTCGCAACCACCACCAGATTAGAAATGCTGCTTGCATTCTAGCAGGCTCTAGCTGCATCTCACAGGCCTTCAACTGATCAAACAGAATCGCAGACTGATCAGGAACGGTCATCGCAGCTAGAAGACGATGAAATGTTCTCAGAACCATCAACTCTGAAAGATGTGTCCCTGTCACTTTTAACAGGATCACACAGAACTCAAACGCCACTTCTGTACCTGGCAGAAGTGCGTCTGGAAAGAGACTGCTGTGGACTGCAACGGCAGGAGGAGAAAACCTCCCTCAGTTACTTTAAGCAGTTTATTTTCAGAGACGAAATGGAAATGAGGCTTCATGACTGCATGGGCGGGTGAACATGTTATCTGATTAATCAGCAGATGTTCTATTTCTgtatacacttatttatttttatcctggtttcAGTTCTATAAAACAGTgcgatttgtttttttaaatcgtaCAATGCAGAACTGCTCACTAGGACAGTCGTTCTAAAGGAGCCAAGCTTACTCTCAATCCTACATTTCTGTTTGCATGCCTGACTGACCTCCAGAATAGGTTCATTTTCCAAGCAAAAATTTGCCTTTAGAATTACGACTGTGTCAGGAAGCAATTCAGCAGAAGTTGACCGACAGGTCGTTTTCAGAAAACccattttctgattcagttttccaaaTACATTCGGTTTTCTGAAACCTTGATCTCATTTCAACTCTCTTCCACAGAGGACTGGCTCACTGCACTGAAACAGGTCTCTCGGTTAAGGGAGGAAAGAAGCAGGGGCAGGACCTTGAATACAGGGTTAAAAATCCCAGAGGAGCCTCTATTAGGAAGCAGCTGGCTCGGGTGAAGTGCTCAGCAGTGACtggtctcctcacctcctctATGAGGGGCTGGCTGGGGGCCAGGGGGTCGAAGGGCAGGAAGACAAGCAGCGCCACCCCCTTCCTCAGCTCCTGCTCCAGAGCGCGGCTCTTCCCTTCGTGAGGACACAGCCAGCGCACCAGCCTCTCCTGGTGCTCCAAGGCCCACCGGCAGATATTCTCCGAGGTGAAATTCAGCAGGTGGCTCGGGAACGTCTGCAAGAACCAGAGGAGACAGTGTGAAGCACATCCCCAGAGCTCAGTGTCTGcatgaaaacaaacaagtgaGGCAGAGGAGACAGTGTGAAGCACATCCCCAGAGCTCAGTGTCTGCATGGAAACAAACAAGTGAGCCAGAGGAGACAGTGTGAAGCACATCCCCAGAGCTCAGTGTCTGcatgaaaacaaacaagtgaGCCAGAGGAGACAGTGTGAAGCACATCCCCAGAGCTTAGTGTCTGCATGCTTCTTCTGTATTTGTGTCTCAGCAACGTGTGGTTTTGAAAGGAGTGAGCAGTCCCAGTTTCGAAGGCTGCTTTCTTGTTACTCACCAGAGACGTGTTGAAGTGTCTGTGCATGTAGACTGTCCCAGGAGTGTCCAGTGAAATTGCTTTTGCCACCTCCTTACTTGTTATCACCCCAAAACGCACGACACCCTGGAAATCTGAAATCACAGAaaggaggtgagagagagagagagagagagagagagagagagagaggggggtgcaaGCAGCTCTAGGAAGAGCCCTTTGCTTCACAccaattctaaaataaatgcttcAATGAGAAATGCTAATGTTGCATGCCACTGCTCAGTCACTGCAGATGTAATGTACATTACCTCATTGTATTATGAAGTCATATGCATTCATTCTACATGATCCAAAAACACTCTTCATATACTCTGAAGAACAGAAAATGCTCATTGGCTGATTGCGTGTAACCCATAGTAACCTCATCAATTGTGCTCACATTGTGAAGCCATGAGATCCTCCTACAAAAAACGCTCTGTGCCAGATAGCATTGCTTCAGGCATTTCAAACAGtatcactcactcacacacacacacacagacacacacattagTTAAAGGGAAAATCACATGGACATACTGCGGACTCCCCCTTTACAGGGGTTACTCTACATTTCACTGGGAGATTTTTTCATTATCACACAGTCCTGTTTGGCTTGGGTGCAGCTGCAGACTGGCCCCTTACCTCTCCTGAGAGCCTGCAGAGCAGAGGCGAGGAAGGTCAGGTACCCAGGGGGCTGTGGAGAGGCGTTGAATTCAAAGTATCCCAGAACCCCTGGCTGAGAGAGAGCAGACAGCAGGGTTAGCACTGCGGTCACTTAATTTCCTAAGCGTGTAAACTTCACCTTCGAACTTCTGCACAGCagtagcatttgttttttgtgggtttaataaaaaaattaaaaaaaggaactcaAGAAAGAAAGACACCTCGTAATGAGACAAGAAGTTTTGCAGTCCGGCTCGGGAAGGAACGTATTGGAGAGGAGTGATCACCCTGCGAATGAACTTCTCCACATAGGCAGCTGTGATGGGACCATTGTACTCAATGGGGCCAAACCTGTGCAaggagacagagatagagaggggCACAGTGCAACTCATAGGACTGTCATTCAGGGACACAGCAGGCACTACAAACCTGTACgacagctcccccttgtggaaGAAAAACACCTTGTAAAAATATCTATGCTAAATACCATGTTAGTCACTTCATCGGTGGACCCAGGTGTGACCAGCCCAAACTGCAGTGCAGCTTCAGTCTCATTCCCACTCCCGCAAATCCCAACCGCGCCCCACTCTGCTCCTCCCTCACCTTCTGTGGTACAGGTATATGACAGGATAGTGATAGAAGTTATTCTGCTTCCTGCATTTCCCTTGGTTCCACCAACAGTTCACAGCTACAAACTGTACCTGCATAGAGAAACCACAGTGTTATAGCAGCACTCCACAGCTCCACCAGGACAAGCACATCAAACACATGAAGCACTCCACTGCTCCACTGTGACAAACACATGAAGCACCACAGCACTTCACAGTTCCACCAGGACAAGCACATCAAACACATCAAGCACTCCACAGCTCCACTGTGACAAACACATAAAGCACCACAGCACTCCACAGCTCCACTGTGACAAGCACATGAAGCACCACAGCACTCCACAGTTCCACCAGGGCAAGCACATCAAACACATCAAGCACTCCACAGCTCCACTGTGACAATCACATGAAGCACCACAGCACTCCACAGCTCCACTGTGACAAGCACATGAAGCACCACAGCACTCCACAGCTCCACTGTGACAAACACATGAAGCACCACAGCACTCCACAGCTCCACTGTGACAAACACATGAAGCACCACAGCACTCCACAGCTCCACCAGGGCAAGCACATGAAGCAccacagcagcgctttactgtTCACACAAGAACAAGAGGAGGCCTTCATCCCATCAGCACTCATCCACTTCCAGCAGCTGATTGTTTTCAaaacttaaaggatcccagtgattgtGCCTCAGCAACATCACTAGGCTGCCCCTTCcttcccctcaccactctctgtgtgaagaagtgtctccttccctttgTCCCAAGTCTTATCTCCTATCAGAACATCAGCAAACTCGAGAATGTCTTGAATGTCACTGAAAGAAAAAACCCTCCAGAACAAAGCAGTATGATGCAAACTAGAACAGGGGTTCTTAGAAAAGAAAGTTCTCCGTTTGTAACAGCGGTCACTCCCCATGACCCAGGAGGGGTCCCAGCTGTGCACACACTGATAACTTGGGGGCCATCCTTTTATTCCAGCAATAACAGTACAGCTAATCCCAGCAGGACATCATCCAATACACCTCGACTACACTATACAAAGAAAGACACTTCAGAATAGATTTGgtttttcctttattattattattagtattattatgcaGGACACACAAGTTTCTTAAGTGACATCTCTGAAGTGCTCTCTCACTGGATTTGTTTCTAAATCTTGCAAAGCCAGTTTAACAAGCTTGGGCGAGGGATCAGCAGAGCTTCCAGAGAGTAAACTATTGAGGTCAGGTGGAGTCCTGATGCAATTCTTTGTGTTGTTAAAGGGGGCGCACACAGAACATGCAGAAGCTGCTCTCCAAGGTGAAGTCCGAAGCACAGGACACACACTGGACTGCAGGTGGAGCAGCAGAACGCACACACAGTTTGAGAACAATGCTAATAGATGACCTGGGATCCCTTCTGCTGGACTGGAACCATTCATCTGCTTAATGCTTCGGAATTCAGTCCTCCGGGAGGATTTCATTTCTACCCAACAGGGGTGCAAGGAAGACTcctactgcattgcagtttgatctagtcctggttttaataagacacacctgcgtTTGCAACTTATACAcaacactggggctaatcaagctggtagtaaaacctggaatgagtgaaactgctctgcaataggagtcttatttccacccctgcccCAAACCTGGGTTTAAAATCAGAAGTGGTCTGTCTAATCTACATCAAAGCCCTAAACTGATTTATAAATAATTGCAAAATATGTTCTTTGGTAAACAGCTTGAGTTAATACTGGCCATGTCACAACTAATGTTATACAACAAACAACTCGCATACTCAGACAGCCCATTTAATCTTGTCTGATAAAACACATTCAGTTTGTTTACTGCCGCCGTGGGTGACACAACGTCTGTCACAATAACAGTTAGTTACCTGGTCTGCCAGCTTCCTGGCGACCTGCTCGATCTCTCCTCTGGCGGACAAGGACTGCCCGCACCAGGGAGCGTAGAAATAGAGCAGCGACACCTCGGAGGCGAGGCGCAGCGACTCCGCCTCGTCCAGCTGCCCGAGGTACAGGTCCACTACCGGGGCGCCGGGAGAGAAGAACCGCGCTGGCGGCTGAGCGGGTAACACAACCTGCTTCGTCTCACTGTCGAAACAGAGTACgaggtaataaaaataataataataatattaataagacttcaaaaacaaaatgatcgATGAATGAAACATGACAGCCAGGATCATACtgcagtgtatattatatatatatatataaaattcacgAAGCAACAAGACTTCGAAACAGTAGCATAAAATGCTTTAACTCATACTGACTGTGAACTgctattactgtgtgtgtgaatatgtgtatatatagttcACAAGGGGACGGATATAAAAAAGGaaactcttctagtctttatatggaaGAGGTAAATGCATGCTATGAAAAGCCTCATCTCAGGATGCTTCCCCCTCCCCTCATAttaagcaatggaaaaaagctgAAACCATTtgcaattaattatatatatatatatatatataacgtgttATGAATGACACGATTAAATATTACAACTGTGGATTATTCTGCACTGCAAATTAGTGCACAACTGACCGATAACAGCGTGAACCCAGATACCTTGTTCAGTAATGAATCGCTCCAGTGTTGTGTTCATTTATGAGGGTTAAACACCTAGACAGCGACAGTATATGCTATCACTATTAAGCGCGATGACCTCAGCGATGTTTGCTGAGGCTTTCCTCCAGGGCCCTTCTTGTGGTACACAGAGAACACGCGAAACTCAGGTCGTGGGTTACCTGCAGGTGAATGCTATTGCAAGAATAAGGCTGCAACTCAGCACGATGGCTCCGCACAGCAATTCAGGTCTCCGGGCCATCTGATTCACCACCTGCCGGAGAAAACCCCGAAACCGGAGCAGCATTGCGAGCTCAGCTCGTCACTTCCATTTATAAACTGAACACCGGACAGGGGATGAAACTAGGCCCCTTTGGCACAGCCCGCTTTATTTGAATAGTGCACGACTCCAAGCCCTCAGAGCCCGGCGTGTATCAGACAAACCCCTCTCCGCCACGTACTCCCAAATGCTTCCGCTTTGGCTGGAGCAGCAAGGTAGTTTTAGGGTTGATCGCTGAAGTGCTTCCCAagaaacagaatgtaaaacacaGTCGGTGATGGTTCCAAATGCGAAGCCCTTTAACTACCATGAGTCTTGAGAGTTCCGCACTTTTGAGATAGTCCCAAACTTTAACCTTGCCTTGTTTTGATAGATTACGGCGTCTGCTTATTGGACGAAAACCGTACTGCAAGCATCCTGTAGAAATGAGGAGGGGGGTACCGTATTACGAAAATAAACGCGCACGACAGCGTCGTCTTAAACGCCGTCGGCTTCAACAAAATGCAAGTTCGCAGAGCAATACAAAAAGCTCATAGCAATTGAATTGATGAGAAATGAACAGTAGAAGGATACGATCACCATCTATAAGCCTGCTTAAAACACTGAGAAAGCTTAACTGCAGTGATCCTTGGGTTAGGATTTTAACTCTTCATTGTTCTAGGTGAAACAGATCCAGTTCTAATTGACCCAAGGTGTGGTGTGGTGCAATTATAAGAACAAAGTAACCAGAAGCCCCACACTGTGCAGCATGAATTCAAGAACCAGGAGCCCCAAACTGTGCAGCATGCATTCAAGAACCGGGAGCCCCACACTGTGCAGCATGCATTCAAGAACCGGGAGCCCCACACTGTGCAGCATGCATTCAAGAACCGGGAGCCCCACACTGTGCAGCATGCATTCAAGAACCGGGAGCCCCACACTGTGCAGCATGCATTCAAGAACCGGGAGCCCCACACTGTGCAGCATGCATTCAAGAACCGGGAGCCCCACACTGTGCAGCATGCATTCAAGAACCGGGAGCCCCACACTGTGCAGCATGCATTCAAGAACCGGGAGCCCCACACTGTGCAGAATGCATTCAAGAACACTAACGTACCATGTGGCACAGTAACATAATGTGTGTTCATATCACTAGTAACAAACGAGACAAAGGTAAATGAATCTTTTAATATTGGCATTGTTGGTCAATACAGTTCAATGCCAACATGCATCAGAAATGGTTATGAGAAATCATCAACGTTGGAACAGCAAGCGAATCTGAACACTTAAACAAGATTTTTTTGGGCAGTAcctacacccccccccctttattcCCAAATCTGCAAAAAAGGCAAGAAGAGGAACATAAACCCGTTGAACTCCtgaactattaaaaacaaaacaaactttgggAATAAAGAAAGGAGAGAGCTCCATGAAGTCTTCTCGTTCCACTCGCTTCTGTTTCTTCAAGCAGCTcagacacagttttaaaaaaaaaaaaaaaaaaaaaaaccctcagatcTTTCAGTCCCTCTAAAGAAGGGCACTTTGAGGACACCGACATCAATAAAATGGTTCCTCTGTCTATttagtgtattttcttttttttattcaaaacaagcgGTTAGGTCCTATTTTAAAAGCGTAAGCAGTGGCTGCATTTAGATACACTGAATAGTCTCCCTCATCACTTCCATACAACTCACCCAAGTGTACTACTGTCCTATGAAAAGGCACTGATGCATTTGATCAGTTTTAAACAGTGAAGAAACACAAAGTCACGATTAAAACAAAGCCACGCCGGGAACTGCTATGGCAACGTATGATTCTAATCTGAATACAGCAGACACCGCTTGTACAACCTCTGCTGTTGCCCTTGTAGACACACAAAGTGATGGCCCAACTGACTCAGCTCTCCTCCTTTCTCCTCTTACTTCTGCAATGGCAAATACTCCTGTTTGACTTCTTTTAGCATCCGCAACACCATCCATTTTCAACTGCATTCATTATTTGACTTGCTAAGTAAGAACTTAATTAATGTCTTTAAGCAAAAAACTATATTTTCCAAAGTCGTTATCATTTGGAGCGATCAGGTGGTCATTCCTTGCTTTGGCCAGCTTCATTAATAGGAACTCTCTCCTATCCTCCCACTCCTTCAGCTCTGCTTTGCCGTGGGCCAGCTTACAGCTGTCTTCCTCTGTGCAAGTGCCTTTAAGATACCTGCAACGCCATTACATTGTGTCAACATTTCAAAGGACATGGTTAAATTAAAACACTGACtgcataaacattaaaaaaaaattatataagactcctattgcagagcattgctttcacccatttcaggttgtAATACCAGCTTGATTTGCCATAGTGTGTTGTatgatagcagggagggggttaaaattcctccctgctaaacatgtgaaaatgcactgtgggtgaatgggctaagggtttctgaactgtgttaactgattttattgtttagttaatcccctgcacctggtgctaattgtaaattggagccaggtgcagggtatttaagagaggcagccagtctgctagaggctgctgaggaaagaatGTGTGcgtgagagcagtcgtatcaaagaaaggtactgtgtggaatgtgagtttttgtgtgacaggtaaacggcttagccgtcctgtggtttagtgaggaaccagtctatgtttagtcagagctccaagagggagctaggtgtttgttttgttttcatttctgtgtttattaaaaagtgcgcatcagcgccgttaaaaaaaaaaatcaatttttgtgtcctgggtgtattttaaaggggcaacgaaccttgtgAGTTGTGAAGGATCGTTTACAGTgtataggtgacaagctcagtcttattaaactcacagtaaaatagCTCTGCAATGGCACAAGCCTACCTCTCGCACACTCTGAAGCAGCCAGTAGGGAAGCGATACTGCCAGCAGTTCTGGTCGTCCTCGCTGTTGAACAGCTTGTCCTTGTGTTTCTCTGAAGTGATGTGCTGCTGCCACTGCTTCTCACTGTTACAGTTCTTCCCACACAGCCAGCAGTGATAGCCAGCCTAAACAAATACAGAGACATTGGATCTGTAAAGCAGTACATTGGCATGCTAGCCTCCGATTTCACTGCAGTCCTCCGGGATGGAAGCAAGGCTCCTGTTGCATAGGAgattgatccattccaggttttaatacaagcttgattagacacagtgtataggtgtgtcttattaaactcattgcaaaaccaggactggattaaactgctacgcaatgggagccttatttctaTCCTTGCATGCTGGTCTAGGAATACTTTAGGAGtgcattacagtacaattaacgCCCCGCTCACTGCTTTGAAACTGGAACGATTTCattcaaaaagaaataaataaaaagcaatgcaaaaaaatCAACTGTCTGCAACAGTTGCTGCACTGCGATGCATCCTGGTGAATCCACAATGGCAAAATCATTGCAACTTAAACTACATTTCAATGCTGCAGCACCAGGACTAAGCCAAACCCAATGTCTTAGCACATTTAAACACAGCTCAAAATTAAGATTAGAATTCATGCTTAGTTCTTCCACCCTGCACAAATAACCAAGAAGCACGTTCATGTTCACAGCCACGCTGTATTCACAGTTTACAGTGTGCTGTGTGGCCCAGTATTGTTCCCTTACCATTTCTTCAGCATAGTCTGTGGGCATATGAATCGGATTCCCGTTCTGTCGGACTGTCTCCTCTCCGTGTTCCGGCTTCGCACTCTGACTCTTCAGCCACAGCTCATACAGCTGCTCCATGTCTTGGacttgacaaaaaaacaaaaacacatcaaaatgatATCACTAAATAAACATGTCAGTCATCTTCAGGCAAAGTGTCCTTCATGTGAGTCCACATGTCTGACCTGGATACTCACTGTTACTGTCCTTCATGTGAGTCCACATGTCTGACCTGGATACTCACTGTTACTGTCCTTCATGTAAGTCCACATGTCTCGCTCTTCTGGGCTGTGAGCAAACGAGCAGTTTCCAATGTACTGGCACTTCTTGCCAGAAGCTATATGGATGCACAGCTGttggcataaaaataaaaaaaaataaaagactttcAGATATGTCGGAAAAGGCTACCATAGCAGGCAAAGAGCACTTACAGACTGAAGGATGAACCTACGTCAAACTGTGCAGGAATAGGTTTCTTGGTCGGGAGCGGGCGGATGGTGGTCCACTTCTTGCGTTCACTGGACATGACCAGCACAACACGCCTCTCTCTAGACCATCTAGAGAAGCAAGAAGACTGAAACTCAACAGATACATTCTACCATGCAAGTCCTAAAAATCTAAattcttaagctgagggaacacgaagaaccttttttcaggaacagtggtttgaaacctggttccaggagacctagtttgaggcaactttgctgtatcaaacccaaaGTCTCCCCACGAGTGCCATGCAATGTCCtgaaagtggcttcgtgttccctcagatTTAGACTTGAACTGAGATACCCCATGGTGGAGCAGAGCGCTGGCATTAAAAAGCAGCGAGGGCATTACTCACGGGTGCCTGGCTTTAGCAGTGCAATACTTCCTGTTCTTGTCTGGTTCACTGACTTGTCCGTTTCTCCAGCACTGTCCGCAAACAATCTGTATCTTCACGTTAGGGGGGCCGAATCTCACAGGCATCACGTGGGTCTGCTTTAGAAgattgtgttacaaaaaaaaaaaaaaaaaaaagtttgactcaGGTcacttgtaaagtgttttgtttaataccGCCTACCCCCAAACACACTCAGGCAATAAGTTGTCCTGTGGAATCTGAAGTAATGTCTATTTTGCCCCTTCCTTAAAATGAGGTGGAGGGTTAAACACATGAATTAAACAAAACTCAGATGTCACCTGGGCTCCCTGGAAATTCATTTCCATGCTTGACCAATACTTCTTAGACTCCAAAGTAATAGCTTCCGGTGTGATTcctaaacatacaaaaacaaagagtTTCGTTCGTTCTTTTTCATTGAGACACCCTGCTGGTGTAATCTGAGGATGCTGTTCTGTGAAGCCATCAGAAACTGCAGAACTGGAGTCCGACAAGAGCACTGAAAGCACTAGAAGCATCTCCGGGGAGCTTGTGATGCGTTACAGATCCTTTTTAAAGGTCAGAGCTGCTATGTGTGTACGGTCTGCCTTCCTGGCTCCTTGGTGCACGACACTGAAATCCTACCTGTTTCCGCCTGTATCATCCACACTTTGAGCTCGATCAGGCTGTGTGCGTAGTAGCACTCATCCTCCCGCACGCAGCCGTAGCGCACCTCGTGTCGGCACAGGTCGAACTGGCCCAGCACGTGGCGGGGACGGATCTTGGAGTACTTCACCGTGGTCTCCCTTAGAATGTGCACCAGGCACCTGCCACAAAGCAGAAGCAGTGCGTCACgccaaggaacaaaaacactgcaaccaCCCCCGTGACGGACCAGGGATGgacataagactcctattgcatagcagcgtccaagttttaatacaagcttgatcagccagtGTGAAtcagtaacaagctcagatgtgttgTCTTACTCATTGTGAAACTAgtactggatcaaactgctatgcagcaggagtcgTATTTCTATCAACTTCCTGTTAAGCTGTCAACAAGCTTCAACTCCTGCTTGTCGAACTTGGATCAAGGACGCATGCACCATGTCAAGGGCTTACTTGTTCTCTTCAAAGTCATGCTTGGTGACAGGGTGTGAACAGTAGTAAGGGCTGTCCTGGTTTCTCTTGCTGATTATTCTAGGTTTGTGATCGAAGCACACCTGCAAAGATTGAGATTgagaaacacattaaaacacagtttaagaTCACGGATTCAATGCAAAGTAAAGccaagaaaaaaagttaattaatttgtttgacattttattatgGATAACTGGGACTTTCTCTCCACTCTACTGCTTACTGTAGAAATATACAAAGCATGCAATGCCAGAAACACTTTTCTGGATGAATAAAAGGTGTCAGAAATGAAGTCTAGAAAAGTTTTTGAAGTCCTGGTTAGCAGCCCTTTAAGAGTTACCACTTAGTActtgtctgttaaaaaaaaacaaatccactcTAGAACGAAACAGGCGCTTTCAGCTGAAGCAATAACTAACGCGATGTAAATAATGCGGAACGAAACGCTGGCTGGCACTCACCTCACACAGGAACATGAATATGCCGTGGTGCTCCTGCAAGACCTTGGCTACAGTTAAGTTGACTTTCCCTTTTCCTCCAAAGGGGTCAAACAGCAGCTCCCGGCTGAATGCTCGGTTACGCTCCAGGGTCCACACGTCGATCTCCTCCTGGCAGTACGCAAAGGTGCAGTTACCAGGGTACCGGCACTCGCCTCCCGAAGCAACATCTACAAAAACAAGCACAGCTTCAGCCCTGGGACCAGAATAGAACCTACACAGAATCCACAGCACAGCGTCATTCCAACAGGACCCACAGCACAGATGACTGCTTGAAACAGGAGTTATTTCCATCTCACATCCAGATTTCACCAGAATACGTTTTAATGTTTCACGTTTAGccgaaaaagaaaaaacagcaatgcaaaaataaaggTGGATTGTATGACCTACTTAATGAAGTAATGCTTGGCAGCTAGAACAGCGTCTCACCTTTGCAGATGTAGTAAGGCCCCACGTACTGGGACTTCGTGGGCCTGGGTCTCACTCGCTTCCACGTCAAATCCTCCGAGTGTTTTATTCTTCCAAGCAGCACATCCTTCTTACACTGATGCTCCAGTTCAGCATGGAAAACGTA
It encodes:
- the zc3h7a gene encoding zinc finger CCCH domain-containing protein 7A isoform X2, which encodes MSNVYKDRSSRWQDIQKGLQFIQSTLPYPGTEQEYKVFIQDLVRKLFGEGNDVYREGDWARSLGLYTEALNIADYAESEDISIASENMEKLYANRAACHLNMGAHDQALEDCEKSLQHNENNYRALFRKSKSLKELGRHKEAYDAVAKCSLAVPHDESVVKLTQELAKKLGLKIRKAYVRAQPALNPLTGSCNSGAAIDKCSSGLGSVEDIDMDLSDSTQESGAFSVSVVTPCSSEAESAQRESAPLPTSIPVPVSSVSPIESHSAEEIGHPSSVLPNGASVPFPVPESQLDYDADIIGDDLDDLLDSEPPVSIPTMKDPIPLPTSVSQSMALPSNMLLPPMTVSNPFLPSVTLPSLYSMQLPMNSVLSSLDTFGSRLDSLDALSISETQTDLSSSVLGAGCQAHSGGLFVSNSTDSLPGSHSNRAVIMGQNGAFSNGVPAGLLSLHTSSLLNSNPLADTHEFMQACSLCYVKTGSKLLNYVFHAELEHQCKKDVLLGRIKHSEDLTWKRVRPRPTKSQYVGPYYICKDVASGGECRYPGNCTFAYCQEEIDVWTLERNRAFSRELLFDPFGGKGKVNLTVAKVLQEHHGIFMFLCEVCFDHKPRIISKRNQDSPYYCSHPVTKHDFEENKCLVHILRETTVKYSKIRPRHVLGQFDLCRHEVRYGCVREDECYYAHSLIELKVWMIQAETGITPEAITLESKKYWSSMEMNFQGAQTHVMPVRFGPPNVKIQIVCGQCWRNGQVSEPDKNRKYCTAKARHPWSRERRVVLVMSSERKKWTTIRPLPTKKPIPAQFDLCIHIASGKKCQYIGNCSFAHSPEERDMWTYMKDSNIQDMEQLYELWLKSQSAKPEHGEETVRQNGNPIHMPTDYAEEMAGYHCWLCGKNCNSEKQWQQHITSEKHKDKLFNSEDDQNCWQYRFPTGCFRVCERYLKGTCTEEDSCKLAHGKAELKEWEDRREFLLMKLAKARNDHLIAPNDNDFGKYSFLLKDIN